GGTAAGGAATTTATTTCTAAGCCCGCGAGCGCCTAATAGAAGCCTTTCTTTTAGGGTCAGCAGATCTGGTGTAACTCCAGAGCCGACGGTTACAGTCCGGATGATAGAGAGCGCGTCAGACAAGACCTCTAATGGTGTCGTATTTTTCGGCGCCTTATTTAAGGTATGCCATGTTATTATGGTGTATTTGCCTGCCCGTTCGCCCTGATTCACCTTATATTTATAGGATTTTATAATGAATCAGAGCTCAACGAATCACATTGATTTCACACCATCAACAAAACGTATTGCGATTCTCCACGCCACTTGGCATGAAGACATCGTACTTAATTGCGTTGAAGGCTTTAAAAACGAATTGGTCGCGCGTGGTTACGACGCTTCTTTAATTGATGTCATCCCTGTACCTGGCGCTTATGAGATTCCACTGCAAGCAAAATTACTCGCTAAAAGTGGACTCTATTCTGCCATCGCTGGCACGGCGTTGGTTGTCGATGGTGGTATTTATCGCCATGACTTCGTCGCGCAAACGGTATGTAGCGCGTTAATGCAGGTTCAGCTGGAAACAGAAACACCGGTACTAACCGCTGTACTGACACCACACAACTTTCATGAACATGACGAGCATAAAAATTATTTTAGCCGCCATTTTGTTAAGAAAGGCCTAGAACTTGCCAATGCTTGCGACCAAGCCATTCGATTGACAGAAAACGCAAAAGCATTGTCATAAATCGTCGGTTTCAAACTGAAAATGCCCCCTATTCTCACGAACAGGAGGCATTTTTTATGTCTGCTATTTTTTGCTCTGTTATTGTTTAAGCGTAATAGAACTTAAGCAACGAGACTTTAGCGACGGATAAAGCTCATTCGCTTTATCCTCTTCAGTGCACAGACTCAGCATATCATCGATAAAAAAGCCCAGAGCTCGTCGCTCTATTTGTTCAATGCCTTGTTGCTGATCCATTGACAAATGGCCATATTTTGACGCGGCTCCAAAATCACCAAACAAGACATGCCCTTCTTCACTTATCAATATATTGTGAGCATAAAAATCACCATGACTGACTTTTTTGTCGCAGAAGTGAAGTACTAGACGATCGACCTGTTCGACAATGTAGGCAATCTTTTCAAGTGAAAACTGCAAACCCGCCAAAAACGTATCTCGCGTGCAAGACACCAAACTTGGCGGTTGCCCTAAGTTTGTGTAATGCGAAGGAATTAGCTCCATCACCAGCGCAGAGCAATCCTGATCGACCACTTTGGCTAATGGCTTAACCAAATTGTCATGACTTCCTACGGCCAAACAAGCATCCAACTCATCCTCAGGATAACCATCACTGGTTACTTCACCCTTAAAGACCTTTACCGCGACAGTGTCTGGAAAGTCGAACGTATTACGCTGCCAAGTCGCTAATGAAATAACACCTGACGCCCCCTGCCCTAACACTTGATGCAATGCCAAATCACCAAACTGCACTGTTTTAAACTCATCATGAGAATCACGTTCTACACAAAATGGATTCCCAGAAAACGCCAACCACGCTAGACGAGGCAAACTCAGCAGCACATCAGGAAAGGCATAAAGTCTATTCGCAGACAACCTGATCAATTCTAATTTATGGCAATTTTTGATGGAATCTGGAAGCGAGGTTAAACGATTTCCCGCCAATGCCAATTTTTGTATGCGTTCCAACCTGCCAATGTCTTCTGGAAGTTGCTCAATCCGGTTATCCGTGAGGATTAACCAGCGAGTCCGTGACGGTAACGCAGCAGAAGACACTCGAATAACCTGATTGCTTTTAAAACCAATCATTTCTAACTGCTGACATCCCCCTAAAACCTCAGGTAACTCTGTAAAACGATTATTCGAACAAAATAGGATTCGCAGTTTTTTTAAGCGTGACAGATCATCCGGTAACACGCTCAATTTGTTATTTGATAGGTCTAGAATTTCTAAACTGTCAGCGAGGTCAAAAATCGCCTCTGGAAACGTCGTCAAATTCTCAGACAGCTGCAAGCGTACGACGCCTTTTAGTTCTCCGCGGTTAAGTTGGGCAAGTGTGTGCAAAATAGGACTCATCTAAAATGGATTTAATTGCGCGTATTATACCTTGCAACGATTACCTAGAAGCAAACCCATTTAGTAAATTACATGTTGGGAATGGTCGTAACTAAATCAGTTAACCCAACCTCTATGTTCATTTGAGAAAATAAAGTGGTTAACTGGCCCCTATGGTGCGTTTGGTGGTTAAAAAAGTGCTGCAAAACAAATTCAAAACGCTGTAAATGCTCAACACCTTTCGTATTTTTATAGCCAAGAGCCATTGTTAGCATCTCATCCGTTATTTCATCCATCATGGCTATAATGATGTTATCTAGTTCAAAACGCCTCTCTCGTAGAGGAATAAGGTCCTTGAAAAGAAGTACATTTAGCGCAGTAGGTTTTTCTAACGTTCGTACATATTCGAGACTAACAAGCGAACCAAAGCACTCCGAAAAACGCTTTAGCCAAATAATATCCGCGACCAAATTATGGTTAAGCGTGCCTAGCACTGACCCAAAAAAAGCACCTTTATTCTCTGTAAGATCAACATCGTTAAGCTCGCCAGCCGCCCGATAAATTGTTTGATTCATCCAATGGTTGTAGGACGCCATCAACTGCATATTTTCCTTAGCCGACATAGTAATTCGCCTTTTTATAAGATAATCAAGCCGCTATAAACTCAATGTTTAAACATAATCTATAAGTGTAAAAAACGACAAGTGCTGTGGCAACGTGGTAACCAAAGGTTAACGAAGTCCTCTTATTTTTATTTCACTCCATTCATTGAATCATTTGGCTAGAATCGTGGATGAGTAAACAATTCAAGAAACTCTTTTTATTTTTCTTTGTCTACTTCTTCAAGCTTATTTTGCTTTTCTTTAAAGTCGTGTAAAACGATGGTTAACGCACCCACCGCCACATGAGGCTCAACCTGATGACTTTCAAGCAGCTCAATAAGATCAACAGCCAGCTTAATATGATCTGGCGCAAGGTCTAAAGACATAACAATTCCATAGTAAAAATGAAGCGATGTGTTTGTAAAATAGAACTAAAGTGGCAATGAAAAATATAAGCAAACGTTTATACTGGTTTTGGTCGTCTACCGATGGTTCAAGCCAGAATAAGACGAATACAATACACATCGAATTTAAACAAGCCAATTTTAATGAGGTGATCGTGATTACAAATGAATTTTGGTTGGATCGATGGAAAACCGGACGTATTGGCTTCCATCTAGAAGGCATTAACCCAAAGTTAATTGAATTTTGGCCCACGCTGCCAAAAGGCAGTCATATTCTCGTTCCTCTGTGCGGCAAATCCAATGACATGATTTGGTTAGCGGAACAAGGTTATCGAGTGACTGGCGTCGAGCTATCCTCTTTAGCAGTCATTCAATTTTTAGGCGATAACGATTTAGCCTATGACACACACCACGAGGGGGAACTAAAAATACATACGGTTCATGGCTTGTCTCTACGTATCGTTGAAGGGGATTACTTCCAATTCAGCGAAACTGAGTTTGATGCTTGCTATGATCGAGCCGCTATGGTCGCCATGCCAGATTCAAAACGCGCCAATTACGTTAGTCACACACTTGATCGTTTGTCCTCTTCAGCCTATGTTCTGTTAATTTCACTGTATTATGACGGTGATGAACAAGGTCCCCCATTTTCAATTGACGAACAAAGTGTTGTGTCGTTATGGGGAGGTAATATACAAAAAATCGCCTTTGAGAATTTGGCGCTGACTCACCCTCATTATAGAGATCAAGGGCACACCACTTTTGAAGAAAGCGTTTGGCGCCTTCAACCATAGATAATAAAGACGATAGGAGTCTAGATTAGACTGTCTACCCTAGCCTTTTTCTGGGATAATACGGCACAATTTTTTACCGATAATCCATGTATCTTCATTAGTAGCGGAAATGAAAAACCGCCACTATCCCCGATACCAAGAGTAGATAATGATCAAACGACATAAAACCGCCAAACAACTCTTTTCTTACCCATTATATTGGGCTGAGTGTTACGGTGTTTCACCCTTCCTTCCGACCACTAGGGAAGAAATGGACGCGCTTGGCTGGGACAGTTGCGATGTCATCATTGTTTCAGGCGATGCCTATGTGGATCATCCTAGTTTTGGCATGGCGGTACTGGGTCGATTATTAGAAGCTCAAGGTTATCGTGTTGGTATCATTGATCAGCCAGATTGGCGCAATACCGAAGATTTCATGCGCCTTGGTCGCCCCAACCTATATTTCGGCATTACCGCTGGGAACATGGATTCTTTGATCAACCGCTATACCGCAGATTTAAAAGTGCGTAATGACGACGCGTACACGCCTTATGGTGTCGGCGGAAAACGCCCTGACCGTGCCGTTATTGTGTATTCTCAGCGCTGTAAAGAAGCGTTTCATGATGTGCCTGTCATGATAGGCGGCATCGAAGCCAGCCTTCGACGCATTGCACAATATGATTATTGGAGCGATGAAGTCCGCCGCTCAGTATTGATCGATTCCACCGCTGATATTTTGCTTTACGGAAACGCTGAGCGTGCCATGCTAGAAGTTACGCACCAGATGGCCATGGGCAAAACCTTAGACGAACTGACGGATATTCGGGGCACTACCATTGTTCGTAATACACCACCGGGTGGCTACACAGAAATCGATTCAACACGCGTTGACTGGCCAGGCAAAGTTGAACAAATTTACAGTCCCTATGAATACATTCCTGAAGGCAAATGCCAAACCAAGGAAGAAGATCCAGACGTAATGCCTATTCGAGTAATTCCTGCGCCGTTGCGTCGTGGTGAAAAACTTGATCCAGAAAAAACCTATATTCGATTGCCTTCTTTCGAAAAAGTATCGAAAGATCCTGTGTTGTACGCGCACACTTCACGTATTTTGCACCTTGAATCTAATCCGCATAATGCCCGCGCTTTAATTCAAAAGCATGGCAAAAAAGAAATTTGGGTCAATCCACCTCCAATTCCATTAGAAACACCAGAGATGGATGGCGTGTTTGATTTGCCTTATGCTCGTGTGCCGCATCCAAAATACAAAAAAGCCCGCATTCCCGCTTATGACATGATTAAGACATCAATCAACATCATGCGCGGCTGCTTTGGTGGTTGCACCTTTTGCTCAATTACCGAGCATGAAGGTCGTGTCATTCAATCGCGCTCACATGAGTCTATTCTAAAAGAAATTGAAGACATAAAAGACAAGGTTCCAGGCTTCACCGGACACATATCTGACCTTGGTGGGCCGACATCAAACATGTACACATTGAATTGCAATGATGATGAAGTTCAAGCATCTTGTCGTAAACTATCTTGTGTATACCCAACTATCTGTTCAAATTTAAACACTGATCACAGCCCAACCACTCAGCTCTATCGTAAAACCCGTGCAGTGGAAGGCATTCACACGGTTTCCATTGCTTCTGGATTGCGTTATGACCTTGCAGTAGAAGACCCTGAATATGTACGAGAGCTCGTTACTCATCACGTTGGTGGCTTGTTAAAAATTGCACCTGAGCACTCCGAACAAGGCACTTTATCAAAAATGATGAAGCCTGGAATGGGTACTTATGATCGCTTCAAACGCATGTTTGATAAGTACTCTAAAGAAGCTGGCAAGAAGCAGCATTTGATTCCTTACTTCATAGCCGCCCACCCTGGCAGCTCAGATGAAGACATGCTGAACCTTGCCGTGTGGTTGAAAACCAATGATTTCAAACCAGACCAAGTGCAAACTTTTTACCCTTCACCTATGTCCTTAGCAACCGCCATGTATCACTCTGGCAAGAACCCATTAAAACCCGTCACGTACAAGAGTGAAGACGTTTATACGCCAAAAGATGCTAAGCAGCGCACGGTGCAAAAAGGCTTTTTACGCTACCATGATCCAAATAACTGGCAAGATCTACGCAACTCCTTAATCAAAATGGGGCGTCCGGACCTTATAGGTCATGGTGATAATAAGTTGGTTCCAGCGGAAGATAAAGACAAGCAAGTTCATCGACGCCCTCAAAAGGCGAAACCTGGTCAAGCAACTGGCGCGTCACATACATCGAACAGACCAACGATGGAAAAAAATACAGCAGCAGAGAAAGCACGCCGGAAAAACAATAGCGGCAAGCCTGCGAGTAGCCGTAATACTGGCGAAACAGCCAATCCAGCGAAGCGTCGCAAGACAAAGATTAAAGCTCGCTAATATATAGGCCAACTAAAAGACATAAAAAAACGCGTTATGTTCATACGGCATAACGCGTTTTTTTATGTCTTTTAGAAGTGCCTAATTAGCCGAAGAAACACAATAAATAAGGCATATGGATTGAGGCTAATACTTACCCGTAATCTACTAGATTAAGAGAAGCCTCACTGTCCATCAATTCATCGTGCATTGTCTCAACATGCCCAGCAACCTCATCAGGTGAAGAGAAGTGAGCAATATGGTACATAGCATCGCCTTCTTGTGCTAACGGGATATTTTGTTTACCAATAATAATGCCGCCATTTTTACACAGCACCGTATCCAGAATATCACCGTAAGGGTCTTTGATTTCTGCCAATACTTCGCCTGCTTCGACAAGGTCACCAAGCTCTTTAATATGCGTCGTAAAGCCGCTATCCGTTGCTCTAACCCAGCTACTGCTTCGAGCAATTCTTGGCTCAGATAACGATTTTTTACTACGAGATTTAGGCAGCATGCTCAAATGCCTCATAACACTGACAACACCTTTTACACCAGCGCGAATAGATAATTCATCGAAACGCAACGCCTCACCCGCTTCATACAAAATAACCTTAGCACCAAAATCATTTGCGCACTCACGCAATGAGCCATCTCTAAGGTTTGAGTTCATCACAACGGGCACACCAAAAGCCTTCGCAATTTCCAAGGTTTCTGGATCATCAAGATTCGCTCGTACTTGTGGTAAATTAGTACGATGCAAACTGCCTGTATGAAGATCTATACCGTAATTTGCCTTAGCTACGATCTCATTCAAAAAGTGATCGGCAACACGTCCAGCCAGCGAACCTCTCTTAGAGCCCGGAAAAGAGCGGTTTAAATCTCTACGATCTGGTAGATAACGACTTTGGTTTAAAACACCATAGCCGTTAACAATTGGAACGGCGATAAGGGTGCCTCTAAGGTTGCTCAAATATTTGCTCTGAATAATACGGCTGATAATTTCGATACCATTAAGCTCATCACCATGAATAGCAGCGCTAATAAATAAAGTTGGCCCTGCTTTTTTACCTCGCTTTACAAAGACAGGCATCGACATATTAGTATCTGTGTATAACTTAACCATTGGTATCTTGATACGAGCCGTACCACCTAAAGGAATATCCACACCCCCAATCGTTAAAACAGTACTGTCCATTATCCTTTACCTTTTGTCTTAGTGCTGCTTAGTAACGCTGTTTTTTCAATGTGCTCAATAATCATCGCTGCAACATCTTTTCCAGTAGCAGATTCAATACCCTCTAGACCTGGCGAAGAATTTACTTCCATTATTAGTGGACCATTATTAGATCTTAAAATATCCACACCACACATATTTAGACCCATCGCTTTGGCCGCTTCTACGGCCGTCCGACGCTCTTCCGGTGATAATTTAACCAGAGAAGCTGTACCACCACGGTGCAAATTAGAACGAAATTCACCTTCTGCGCCTTGTCTCTTCATGGCAGCAATAACTTTTCCACCCACGACCAAGCAACGGATATCAGCACCGCCAGCCTCTTTAATGTATTCTTGAACCAAAATATTTGCCTTTAGGCCCATAAAAGCTTCAATAATAGATTCTGCTGTTTTATTGGACTCAGCCAATACCACACCAATTCCTTGAGTTCCTTCAAGAAGCTTAATAACCACTGGCGCACCGCCAACGTTTTTAAGTAAATCACTGATTTTATCAGGATGATTTGCAAAACCTGTTTTTGGCAAACCCAACCCTTTACGCGACATCAGCTGTAAAGATCTTAACTTATCTCGTGAACGACTGATCGCGACAGATTCGTTAATGCTGTAAGTACCCATCATCTCAAACTGACGAACAACAGCCGTTCCGTAAAAAGTTACTGATGCCCCAATTCGAGGGATTACAGCGTCATATTTAGGCAGCGCCTTACCGTCATATCGAACAACTGGGTTGCTACTTGTGATGTCCATGTAACAATGCATCGTGTCAATAACATCCATCTCATGACCGAGCTTTTCACCAGCCTCAACCAATCGACGAGTAGAGTAGAGCCGAGGATTACGAGAAAGGATTGCAATTTTCATAGATGTCCTTTGAACAAAAAAAGAAAGCACGCATAACGCGATACTTATTAAAAAAGGTTTATGCCATTGGCGCGAGAATAGTGAATAACTTGGAATTTAGAAAGGTATTTTATACATTTTGTACAAAAAAAATCTCCAAAGACCTTCGTTATACAAAGATATTTGGAGACTCTTAGGCAACCAGACAAAAATAAAGTTTATTTTTTTGGTGCGTAAGGGTTTTCAGACGATTTAAATTCAAAAATAATTGGCGTACCAGTGATGTTAAGCACGGTTCTGAATTTGTTTTCAAGGTAGCGTTTATAGCTTCCAGGAATAGAATCAGTCTGGTTGCCGTGAACAACAATACGCGGCGGGTTAGACCCACCTTGGTGCGCGTATCTTAGCTTGATACGACGACTGTTCACCATTGGAGGCTGATGCTCTGCAACAGAGTCTTCCAAAATACGCGTCAAACGGTTTGTCGACCATTTTGCATAACAAGACTCATAAGTACTTTCAATGGTGTCGTATAGATCACCAACACCAGTGCCATGTAAGGCTGAAATGTAATGTACTTTAGCGTAAGGCACAAAACCCAAGCGACGCTCAACTTCACTCTTAATGTGCTCGCGTTCGTCTTTTTTAAGTCCATCCCATTTGTTAATGGCAAGCACTACACCACGGCCAGCATCCAATACATAACCAATCATATGAAGATCTTGTTCTACCAAATCCTCATGGGAGTCAATAACCACAATCACAACATTAGCGTCTTGGATCGCCTGCAATGTCTTAACAATCGAAAATTTTTCAACCGCCTCTTTGACGTGCTTACGACGACGTACACCCGCTGTATCAATTAAAGTGTATTCTTTATCATGACGTGTATAAGGAATATAAACACTATCACGAGTTGTACCTGGTAGATCAAACACAACAACACGGTCTTCACCTAACATGCGGTTAACCAGTGTTGATTTACCGACATTTGGACGCCCCACCACACCGATACGAATACCACGAGACTCTAGGTTAATTTGGTTTTTAGCTTCCTCAACTCTTTCTGCAAATGGCAACATCACCTTATCAATTAAGATGTGCACACCCTTGCCATGAGAGGCTGCTATCGGATGTAAATCACCAAAACCTAACGAATAAAAATCAGCCAAGGCTATGTCTTCGTTAATACCATCGGTTTTATTGACAACAAGAGAAACCACTTTATTTGAACGACGTAAATGGTTGGCGATCATTTCATCGGCAGGATTTAAACCATGACGACCGTCTACAAGAAACAAAACAGCGTCAGCTTCTTCTATCGCCAACAAAGACTGGCGTGCCATTTTTTCGTCAATACCTTGCTCATCACCACTGATACCACCAGTATCAATCACAATAAATTCGTGCTCACCAAGCTTACCATCACCGTATTTACGGTCACGAGTTAAGCCAGGATAATCGGCAACTAAAGCATCACGGGATCTCGTCAATTGATTGAAGAGCGTTGATTTGCCAACATTGGGTCTACCTACCAATGCAATAACTGGAATCATTTTTTTACCTATAAAAATACAAAGCGGCCACCACCCCTATTATAAGGGATGGCAGCCTCTTAAAAAAATCGCTAAAAAGAAATCAAAATTAATTTCAATAGCTCAATGCCGTCACGTTAGAGTTCGGCGTAAGAATAAACAATCGCTTGTCGTTCGCTACCATGCGACTACCCGATGGAACATCATTATCGGCTACTTTATGAACAACCACTTCGCCCGTTATAAGGTCAAGTAAATGAACATAACCACCACGATCCATCACAGCGACATAATCTTGGAAAAATTCAGGTGTAATCAAATCTCGGTCTACAAGATTCGCATTTTCCCATACTTCAGTACCATTCTTCGCATTCAGAGCAATCACCTTGCTCTTCATATCAACAGCAACCAACAACTCTCCCCTTACAGCGACACCGACTGAACTAGGAATGCTGCGTTGCCACAGTGGACGACCGCTTTCAATTGAAAGTGCGGCAAGCGTACCATTATAGGCAACAGCATAAACAACGCCGTTTTTTACTACTAAGCGACCATCAATGTCACTTAATCGCTCTATCTCATAACGACCCTCTGGCTTTCCCACATCATAAGACCAAAGTAAATCACCACCCTGTAGAGAAAACGCCTTCAGTTTACCATCAGCAAAACCAGCAACGACTTTACCATCAGCAATAATGGGTGCGCTTGTACCACGTACCGTCAAAGATGGCAAATCTTCCTTTGTTCGCCACAAAGTATCACCTGTTTCTGCATCAAGTACACTTAACCAACCATCGGAAGTTTGAATCGCTAATTTACCTGCGGCATAAGAAGCCTCAGACAACACCTCTGAGCTCAACACTTTTTCCCACAATACGGATTGGCTCGCTAATGAAACGGCAACGAACTGGGCATCATATGTTCCAAAATACAAAACGTCACCATGACGTGTAACGCCTGCGCTTGGTTTATAGCTGGTAGAAAAAGAGCTTTTCTTCTTTCCATTTTTTTGCCCAAGCTCGTAAATCGTTCCCTTCTTCGTTACAAAAAATAAAGAACCATCTTCTGCAACTAGATTAAAGCGCTCACTAGACTCACCAAAACCACTATCTACACCTGCTCGCCATGCCGTCTTAAGTTTAACCTTACTTTCTACAGATGGAAGGCCTGGTAAAGCCGGACGCGAATTCGAGCAACCTTGAATAATTAAAGTGGCAAACAATACAATGAAAAAAAGTGACTTGCTCATAGTTAGCCTTTCACCAAATCCTTAAGTTTAATATCAAGCAAAGGGTGGTTCACACCAGCACCCAATGCTTCACTCGCTTTCTGGTAAGCGACACGCGCTTCATCGCGCTTACCTTGTGATATTAAAATATCGCCCATTAATTCTTGTTGCTGTGTAGCAAACTCTTCCTCAGATACCTTTTCTACACGAGCCAAAGCCCCTGTATAATCTTCTTTTTGAAGCATTAAACGAGCCACTCGTAGATTCGCAATAGCAACAAAGGAGACATCTTGTGTTTTAGTAATGGCAATATCTAAAGCATTGATCGCTTCATCATATTTGCCATTTTCAGCATCTACACGAGCCAAAAATAACTGTCCAAACATGGCATAGCCTGTATCACCATAATCATCAGTAAGTTGCTGAGCGATAAAGGTCACTGTTTTCTGATTATTTTCATCGCTTAAATCTGCAGCGGCTTGAACTAAGTTTTGATAAAGCGCAGAGGCCTCGCTGGTGTAGTTTGCTTGGCTATTTTTCCAAGCTTGCCAACCAAAATAGCTGCCAGCAGCAACAGCAACAGCAACGATCAACATCACACCATTTTTCTTCCACCAAGCCTTAAACGCTTCGATTTGTTCTTCTTCAGTTTTTAATTCAGCCACTTATTAGTACCTCGTTCAAGATGACGCTTAATCGTATAAAAAGCGACATTCTGTAAAATAAAATTATAATTTGTCATCAATGTATGTTGGGACATCACCCAGTGAACAAGCATGCTGCTCACCTGTTGACATGTCTTTGATCAGACATACACCTTGATCAATTTCATTTTGCCCTAAAATAATCGTGAAACGAGCCTCTGACTTATCGGCTTTTTTCATTTGACTCTTAAAGCTTCCACCGCCACAGTGACGTAATACGACTCGACTTGAGTCTATTGCACGAATACTTTCCGCTAGAACAAAAGACGCTATTTCAGCATCATCACCCATGCTAGTAACAAACACATCAGTCGAAAATTTGGCGGCAGCTGGAATTAATTCCAAAGTTTCAAGAAGAAGAACCAAGCGTTCTATTCCCATCGCAAAACCCACCGCTGGCGTTGACTTACCGCCTAACTGCTCAACCAATCCATCATAACGCCCACCAGCACAAATTGTGGCTTGCGAGCCGAGGTGACTGGTTACCCATTCAAAAACGGTCTTACCGTAATAATCCAAACCACGAACTAGGCGATGATTGATAATATACGGCACATTATTAGCTTTTAAGATCGCTTGTAAGCGATCAAAATGTACTTGTGACTCTTCACCAATAAAGTCCTCAAGGTTCGGAGCACCTTTAAGAACGGACTGAGTTGATTCATCTTTAGAGTCTAGTATTCGCAATGGGTTAGAAACCAAACGACGCTGACTGTCTTCATCTAGCTGATTTTTAAACTCTGTCAAATATTCAACTAAAGCGACTTTAAACGCTTCACGCTCCGTCGACAAACCGATAGTGTTTAACTGCAACTCAACATGCTCCAGAAGGCCTAGCTTCTGCCACAATCGAGCCGATAAAATAATTAATTCCGCATCAATGTCCGCAGAACCCATACCAAAAGATTCCACACCAATTTGATGAAATTGACGATAACGACCTTTTTGAGGGCGCTCATAACGAAACATTGGTCCGGTGTACCACAAACGCTGAACTTGATTAAACAACAAGCCAGCTTGATCTGCCGCACGAACACAACTTGCGGTTCCCTCTGGTCGTAAGGTTAAGGATTCACCATTACGATCATCAAAGGTATACATTTCTTTTTCTACGATATCGGTTGTTTCGCCAACACCACGTTTGAACAAATCTGTATTTTCAACGATAGGGAAACGAATCTGTTGATAACCATAAGACTTAACAACATCGGCAACCGTTTTTTCTAAATACAGCCAAACAGAAGACTGATCAGGCAGTATGTCATTCATTCCCCTGATTGCTTGAATTTTTCGAGCCACAATAGATCCTTAAATTTTCACAATGATATTGGCTAATTCTCGTTCTTTTAAGAGCGCCTTATCACGAATCATTTTTTCTAAATCATCAACGAGCGTATCATTCTTTGTTTTACTGTTTGGCTTACCATCTTGATAAATCAGATTATTAGGAGAACCTCCAGCAAGACCTATATCCGCTTCTTTTGCTTCACCAGGACCATTCACAACACAACCAATAACCGCGACATCCATTGGCGTCGTGATATCATCAAGGCGCTCTTCTAGTTCATTCATGGTTTTAATAACATCAAAATTCTGGCGAGAGCAGCTTGGACAGGCTATAAAGTTAATGCCTCGACTGCGCAACTTCAAACTGCGCAACATATCCCAACCCACTTTAACTTCTTGCACAGGATCTGCCGCTAAAGAAACGCGCAACGTATCACCAATACCATCCATCAATAGCAAACCAAGACCAATAGACGATTTCACCGTTCCAGAGC
This genomic stretch from Marinomonas primoryensis harbors:
- the hisS gene encoding histidine--tRNA ligase → MARKIQAIRGMNDILPDQSSVWLYLEKTVADVVKSYGYQQIRFPIVENTDLFKRGVGETTDIVEKEMYTFDDRNGESLTLRPEGTASCVRAADQAGLLFNQVQRLWYTGPMFRYERPQKGRYRQFHQIGVESFGMGSADIDAELIILSARLWQKLGLLEHVELQLNTIGLSTEREAFKVALVEYLTEFKNQLDEDSQRRLVSNPLRILDSKDESTQSVLKGAPNLEDFIGEESQVHFDRLQAILKANNVPYIINHRLVRGLDYYGKTVFEWVTSHLGSQATICAGGRYDGLVEQLGGKSTPAVGFAMGIERLVLLLETLELIPAAAKFSTDVFVTSMGDDAEIASFVLAESIRAIDSSRVVLRHCGGGSFKSQMKKADKSEARFTIILGQNEIDQGVCLIKDMSTGEQHACSLGDVPTYIDDKL
- the rimK gene encoding 30S ribosomal protein S6--L-glutamate ligase, producing MKIAILSRNPRLYSTRRLVEAGEKLGHEMDVIDTMHCYMDITSSNPVVRYDGKALPKYDAVIPRIGASVTFYGTAVVRQFEMMGTYSINESVAISRSRDKLRSLQLMSRKGLGLPKTGFANHPDKISDLLKNVGGAPVVIKLLEGTQGIGVVLAESNKTAESIIEAFMGLKANILVQEYIKEAGGADIRCLVVGGKVIAAMKRQGAEGEFRSNLHRGGTASLVKLSPEERRTAVEAAKAMGLNMCGVDILRSNNGPLIMEVNSSPGLEGIESATGKDVAAMIIEHIEKTALLSSTKTKGKG
- a CDS encoding YfgM family protein — its product is MAELKTEEEQIEAFKAWWKKNGVMLIVAVAVAAGSYFGWQAWKNSQANYTSEASALYQNLVQAAADLSDENNQKTVTFIAQQLTDDYGDTGYAMFGQLFLARVDAENGKYDEAINALDIAITKTQDVSFVAIANLRVARLMLQKEDYTGALARVEKVSEEEFATQQQELMGDILISQGKRDEARVAYQKASEALGAGVNHPLLDIKLKDLVKG
- the bamB gene encoding outer membrane protein assembly factor BamB; translated protein: MSKSLFFIVLFATLIIQGCSNSRPALPGLPSVESKVKLKTAWRAGVDSGFGESSERFNLVAEDGSLFFVTKKGTIYELGQKNGKKKSSFSTSYKPSAGVTRHGDVLYFGTYDAQFVAVSLASQSVLWEKVLSSEVLSEASYAAGKLAIQTSDGWLSVLDAETGDTLWRTKEDLPSLTVRGTSAPIIADGKVVAGFADGKLKAFSLQGGDLLWSYDVGKPEGRYEIERLSDIDGRLVVKNGVVYAVAYNGTLAALSIESGRPLWQRSIPSSVGVAVRGELLVAVDMKSKVIALNAKNGTEVWENANLVDRDLITPEFFQDYVAVMDRGGYVHLLDLITGEVVVHKVADNDVPSGSRMVANDKRLFILTPNSNVTALSY
- a CDS encoding succinylglutamate desuccinylase/aspartoacylase family protein, which encodes MDSTVLTIGGVDIPLGGTARIKIPMVKLYTDTNMSMPVFVKRGKKAGPTLFISAAIHGDELNGIEIISRIIQSKYLSNLRGTLIAVPIVNGYGVLNQSRYLPDRRDLNRSFPGSKRGSLAGRVADHFLNEIVAKANYGIDLHTGSLHRTNLPQVRANLDDPETLEIAKAFGVPVVMNSNLRDGSLRECANDFGAKVILYEAGEALRFDELSIRAGVKGVVSVMRHLSMLPKSRSKKSLSEPRIARSSSWVRATDSGFTTHIKELGDLVEAGEVLAEIKDPYGDILDTVLCKNGGIIIGKQNIPLAQEGDAMYHIAHFSSPDEVAGHVETMHDELMDSEASLNLVDYG
- the der gene encoding ribosome biogenesis GTPase Der, with product MIPVIALVGRPNVGKSTLFNQLTRSRDALVADYPGLTRDRKYGDGKLGEHEFIVIDTGGISGDEQGIDEKMARQSLLAIEEADAVLFLVDGRHGLNPADEMIANHLRRSNKVVSLVVNKTDGINEDIALADFYSLGFGDLHPIAASHGKGVHILIDKVMLPFAERVEEAKNQINLESRGIRIGVVGRPNVGKSTLVNRMLGEDRVVVFDLPGTTRDSVYIPYTRHDKEYTLIDTAGVRRRKHVKEAVEKFSIVKTLQAIQDANVVIVVIDSHEDLVEQDLHMIGYVLDAGRGVVLAINKWDGLKKDEREHIKSEVERRLGFVPYAKVHYISALHGTGVGDLYDTIESTYESCYAKWSTNRLTRILEDSVAEHQPPMVNSRRIKLRYAHQGGSNPPRIVVHGNQTDSIPGSYKRYLENKFRTVLNITGTPIIFEFKSSENPYAPKK